In Calothrix sp. PCC 7507, one DNA window encodes the following:
- a CDS encoding DUF928 domain-containing protein, translating into MKKTEIVVRFIYAGILMLLIAGIKSPNTYASSPPPKPPATGTPKGNSTPGTTRPATACKQTHKPLTALNANNGNDFTASPYPSLWFYVPYNQDDVKHAEFILLDAQERTTIYQTTVKLAHQPGLIKITLPSKSKKMLQPNQNYRWYLMLNCQGSKNDEPDAVIDGWIQRKVITINLANNQVDKLSKYIFFSKNNLWYDAINDVAELHFKYPSDVKIQAAWTNLLQQLDKKWIAPEQLVNTAIVSNQE; encoded by the coding sequence ATGAAAAAAACTGAAATTGTCGTCAGGTTTATCTATGCTGGGATTTTGATGTTACTTATAGCAGGAATTAAATCACCAAATACATACGCAAGTTCACCGCCACCCAAACCACCTGCGACAGGTACACCCAAAGGTAATTCCACGCCAGGAACAACTCGCCCAGCAACGGCGTGCAAGCAAACCCATAAACCGCTGACAGCACTTAACGCCAACAACGGCAATGATTTTACAGCCTCTCCATATCCCAGCCTTTGGTTTTATGTGCCTTACAACCAAGATGATGTAAAACATGCCGAATTCATATTACTTGACGCACAAGAACGCACAACTATTTATCAAACTACAGTTAAATTGGCTCATCAACCAGGATTAATCAAAATTACCCTGCCTTCAAAATCAAAAAAAATGCTCCAACCAAATCAGAACTACCGTTGGTACTTGATGTTAAATTGTCAAGGTAGTAAGAATGATGAACCTGATGCTGTTATTGATGGGTGGATACAGCGCAAAGTCATCACTATTAATCTTGCAAATAATCAAGTAGATAAGTTGTCTAAATATATATTTTTTAGTAAAAATAATCTTTGGTATGATGCCATCAATGATGTGGCTGAACTGCATTTTAAATATCCCAGCGACGTTAAAATTCAAGCAGCTTGGACAAATTTACTCCAGCAATTAGATAAAAAATGGATAGCGCCAGAACAACTTGTGAATACTGCAATCGTTTCAAATCAGGAGTAA